The genomic region ACATTTGAGCCTTAGGCCTTAGAGCAACTCAGGATCGGATTAAAAGACCTACCTTTTTTTATTGAGTCCCAAAGTAAATTAGATATCAGGTCAATGTCTGTTCAAAGGGACCAAGTCCAAACTTAATccaatgaataaaatatcagcaaaacaTATTGATCAAGAGCCGCTTTAATAAATGTCAAATTCACTACAGCAAACACAGCTTTATGGCACTACATTTACAGATTCGATGCAATTTATTCTGTATGTGTGCGAATGCATATAAGCATTAATTACCTCGAAAGGGTTCCTTCAGTATCGCAAAACTTAGCATTTTGAATTGACAAGGTCTTGTTTGACCACTAGGGGTCAGACTGGTGCAGTTTGGAAAATCAGTCTCTTGTAGCCGCTAAAACAGTTCAAGTGCTGCAACAGGACACAAGTCTTCGTTTCTCTCTGAACACCGCAGAACTAGATAATTTATACCACCACTTGGTGTCAGACTTCTACAGCCAACCGGTATCACGCTTTTTTTGTTACTCCCGGTATCATGAATTGAAAGTAACAATTCATCTATTGAAAGTCCCCTGAAGAAAAAACTCAATCTAAGTTACAATGCAGATCTGCGCCCTTGTCTACCAGGTAGGTAAACGGACATGTAAGCCATCCAATAATTTAATTTGGCCCTTATTAAATGATTGGGCAAGCTTAGGCCTGCAACATCCAAAGATGCCCCATTTTAttcctttattttttctgaGCATTCGATTCATATATTGATTTTGGGATGTTAAGAATGTAGCCAAAAGATGCTtcgaaaataaattgcctaTCCTAGCATTAACATGGCATCGCTCGCTTCAATTCGTTTTTCCACCAACGACAAAAAAGCATCTTGTGAAAACTTTGTTGCTTAGAAAAGCaaaagtatataaaaaaaaacgttgaagATCCAACAACGTCTGAGCTCAaagtctgttgtgtttgtgtccaagtGACCGCGTGGGAAACCAACGTCGGAAAGAGAAAGCTCCCCACATCCCCCGAGTCCTCCGCCTCAGTGGAGGGCGTGGTCCAGGGTTACCACGGTAACATGGCGGCGGCTGCTGTTGTGAGGGTGTGCTGTGATCTTCTGGAGGCCTTCCCGTTTTCGGTAACGTCCATTCTAAGGCCGGAAGAGAAAAGGTAACAAATGAGATGGATGGGAGATTTTTTCTGATGAACTATCACTTCTAACGGGTGTACCACATAATAGACGATGACCCTTGACCTAAACAGCTGCAGAATGACCATGTTAATGCTGCACATTGGATAATGTTTCACTTTGACATTGAATAGAAAAACACGCGTCTACACCAAAGTCAAACTCAACCCTCTGCAAAAGTGATAAAGAATATATAGAACAGATGGACCCAGTAGCAGGAAATGATTTGTACGATCATTTGGCGgatgctttatccaaagcgccttaACAATAATGTAACTGCAATAATTACAGATCCATGAGTGACTGAAACATTAGGTTTATGATGCAACTGTTCTAAGCAGTGGCGGCACCAGAGGGAATTGAACCCTGGCACTAGTTGAGCGACCCAGGATCAGATTAAAAGACTAAACCATTTTCTATTGAGTcccaaaagtaaataaaaaaataaatatcattgtCCCTTTGAACAATGTCTGTTCAAAGGAACCAAGTCCAAACTAAATCCAATTAATAAAAAATCAGCAAAACATATACATTTTTAACATTTAATAAAAGGTACAGTCACTACAGCAAACACAGCTGAATGGACACTACATTTACAGATTCAATGCAATTTACAAATTACTGTATGTGTGAGAATGCATCTATATATATGAACCTTTAAAAGTGTTCATTCAGTAACACAGAACTAAGTGCAAACCTACAAGCCGATTCAGACACAAGGACACAAGTCTACTGTTGCTCTAGAAACCAAAGTAGGAAAACGGAGAAGATCCAACAACGTCTGAGCTAGtccgttgtgtttgtgtcccgcGTGCCCGCGTGGGAAAACGACGTCGGGAGGAGAACGCTCCCGACGTCCCCAGAGTCCTCCGCCTCCGTGCAGCGTGTGGTCCATGGATACCACGGTAACCATggtggcggctgctgctgctgctgtgagggTGTGCTGTGATCGTCTAGACTAGAGGCCTTGCCGCTTTGGTGGACGTCCATTCTAAAGGCCAGAGGAGAAAAGGTAACAACTGAATAAGAAATTTAAAGATAAAATGCAAGGAGGAAGTTTGCTTTTTTAATATGTATTATCACTACTAACGGGTGGACATCGAGGACCCTTGACCTGCCATGAGCAGCTGCAGAATGAccatgtttacattttataatatttCACTTTGACATTGAACAGAAGAACACGTGTCTACATCAAAGTCAAACTGAACCCTCAGCAAAAGTAGGCTAATAGAGAATATCTAGAGAACAGATTGCACAAGTGAGAGGAAATCATTTGTACGATCGTTTGGCGGATGCTTCCTCCAAAACGCCTTAACAATAATGTAACTGCAATAATTACAGATAAATTAGTGACTGAAACATTAGATTTATGATGCAACTGTTCTAAGCAGTGGCGGCCCCAGAGGGAAATGAACCCTGGCACTTGTTGAGCGACCTAGGATCAGATTAAAAGACTAAACTATTTTCTAGGAGTCTCAAaagtaaattaaaaataaaaaatataaaaaaatccaTACCATTGTCCCTTCGAACAATGTCTGTTCAAAAGGACCAAGTCCAAACTAAATCCAATTAAGGAAAAATCGGCAAAACATTAATCAAGAGCTGCTTTAATAAAAGGTCAAATTCACTACAGCAAAAACAGCTGAATGGACACAAAATGTACATATGCAATTTACAAATTACTGTATGTGTGAGaatgcatgtatgcatatgtaCCTTCAAAAGTGTTCATTCAGTAATGCAAAACTAAGTGCAGACCTACAAGCCCATTCAGACACCAAGACACAAGTCTACTGTTACTCTGAACACCGTATAACCAACAGACAATTTATACACAAGTGTTTTATAGTGATCACTACAATTTCAATACATTTCAATGgaaaaattattaaataataagCTGAGGGGACAAAGGCAAAGCCAGCAGAAGCAGCCCTAAATAGAGAACTAGTGTGGTTTGCAGCAAGTGAAAACCAGCCAATGACTGTCATGACTCTTTACCGCCTAACCTCAGCCTCCAACACCGAGAGCAACTgtggaaacattaaaaaaataaagtaacaaGAACAGCATCTATGTACAGCTCCTGCAGTGACCAGTGACGTCTTCATGTcattgcagccaatcacagctcttatCGAATGGCAGAACTCAACAAGcatgaaacaaaacaacgaATGTTAGTTGGCATTAAGATAAAAAAATAGTCAAAGAAACACATCTGTCagacaaagaaatgttttcatccATCATTTCATTAAATTATATTCACAAAGCCCATACTTTGAGGCTTCACAGCTCTCATCTGTCCATTTAATGTTGGGCTGCTGCCCCCAGTCCCTCCTTAAGCAGTTCTTCTCCTTGCCACCATCAGGTTTCCCTCCGCTCCAGGAGGGGTTATCCACTGACaggacggtcccatcaacccatctccacaTCCCTTCACTGGCGTCATCTGTCGCTCCGAGCCAGAAGATCTCGGGGTATCCGCTAATgaagtccatctcctctttacTGTCCACGACCACCAGATCTGCTCCTTTGGAAACACAGCGCTTCCTGTGCTTATTCCAGGATCCCCACTCTCTGGTAACCCGGtaacatttacaaccaaactTAGTCCAACCACCTGGACACTCCTGTTTACAAAGCAGTgagtctctctgctctgtcacaTTCTTCAGCCTTTGGAGAAGTTGCTCCATCTCCATGCTTATGGTCTTGTGTTGCTCTGTCACATTCTCCAGCCTTTGGTGATGTTGCTCCACGTCTCTGTCCATGCATACGGTCTTGTGTTGCATTACAAACCGAAGCAGTCCAGCCAGCAGGGTAAGAGACAGCAGgaccagaagcaccaccacacCTCTGATCTGACACCTAGGAGGGCTCACAGGGTCCGGCTGCTGACTTCTTACTGTTCCCAGAGTAttggaggactcctctgtccccacatAGTCCTGGTGTTGATCTCCGAGGCTCTCACTGGTAGCGTAGTTGtccactatcctctcctctctctctccttgtgtgttcCTGGCCATGTTGGGCATGGTGTAAATCGCCTCAGCCATATTCTGGTCCAAACTGTTTTGAGAGTTTATCTTATCGTCCATCCCCTATGAGCGCTCGATCTTTCTGTGCATTTTGAATGCCAGCTCGTCAGTCCTAACACCTACTTTGATCAAAAAGGAAGTATTTTAACCAgaggctacatgctacatgtGCTTGCAGAGTCACTGTGGTATGGTTAGACACATCCTGTTTCTTAGTAAGTGGTACATGCAGTGCATCACTTATGGTCATAAACATAAGGTTGATTTGTTGATCAACATCAAAAGGACCTAAATAAACATCCAGACATTCTTCAAATACATATTTGAGTCATAGGTATTggttaactgttaattaatgGCTGTGTCTGTTAAAGCAGATCATTTGATATCCATTGGTGATATCATTGATGTCCACTCCAGAAAGAAGTTCCATGTTAGTGGCCCCCCCCTAAAGTTACAAAGCAGTTCTCCCCCTGGCCTAccagtgccctataccacgaagctcgctgaacatacccaggctttcttgggaaaacctggctcgacagagtcgcaactcgcaatcagagttaaatggtaccacgaagctcactttagattcaattagttgaaccaggttttccgctttaggttcagtgcgcgttcacgtgaaaggggcgttttttgcgtaatttttctcacctttacgatagatcaagcagtctatatgcgtagtgaaagtgaaaataagtgaaaatattctgcatattgtctgtaaaataactatgccaaatgcagaattgttcaccattaatccaaatagaatgatgatgatttaaaaatgcataagcaacgtccatcctgccttattctatcatttagggaattcactttaaatacaccctatttaagaaatgtatcgcatgttttcgaccgctgagaggtagcggctgtagcgtagtggattagtataagacccgaacgccagcgaccggggttcaatttcgccggtctatcatcatgcattttacccccatagatgtggtgccagcacgtccttgaaaatatgggttcaagttcgaaataagcacaaaaatataattccatgagctttagtgaataattattccatatgcatgagaattaggactttttaagcttcacataaatttgcatcacttgggagtcgaaccccccgcgcagaaattcaagactgacgcgctacctccactctagcacactgtcacggagacagaatgcgcaacagtaatcgtCTGGACGATCAAAtacgcgtataagcaacattttactcgcgttaggcgcgtatgaggcgcgtatatatacgcgcgtacatatacgcgcgtacgaggagttcaaaaaattgaactttttacgctcatacgcgccgcaatagccaatcagcgttgagcttgacccgacgtcactggcagagagtagtgagcttggacagaagcatacggccgacatctttctttattctgtgtggaaatagtaacatagttacgccatcaaatgcttttatggaaacatttttagcgagaaatgtgcattttactttcataatgttcgctcggtgaatgtgaaggatgtttggtttgatagttatgacgaagagggaacgctccgttcacttgcatggacagagtctctggttactaagcaacctcaacgtcttggcggactatatatctgctgatcaacactacgaatgctggaaacacaccagacacaccatgtgaagttatttaagccgattattgttatttatatccgagattatttaatctaacccgatctaaactctatcacccaaacacggcggcgtttgggtttcctacctcggactccagcgcagccatgtccatggcagccacggccggcaactttctttattctgggtggaaatattaacatagttacgccattaaatgcgtttatggaaacatttctagcgagaaatgtgcattttactttcataaggttcgctcggtgaatgtgaaggatgtttggtttgatagttatgacgaagagtgaacgctccgttcacttgcatggacagagtctctgattgctaagcaacctcaacgtcttggcggactatttctctgctgatcaacactacgaatgctggaaacacaccagacacaccatgtgaagttatttaacccgattatggttatttatatccgagattatttaatctaacccgatccaagctctatcatccacccaaacacggcggcgtttgggtttccttcctcggactcctaaatccagcgcagccacaggctgggggggggggggggggggggggggggagttttgggcggtctcatctacgcgcgttacgcgcgtatctgaccatttttgacacaaaatggtcaagcaacattttagctgcgttacgcgcgtacatggtacgcgaggtacgcgcttggtgtgttcgcggctttagtcaccatggtgatacagcgacgctaaaagagatcgactttcgtggtacaactaacccaggcttggagctcaacatacctcgctaaccctctaagcgagcttcgtggtacagggcccaggtaggtagacagacaggtaggccgtCCAATCTTTAATTTGGCCCGAGATAAAAGATTGTACGGGCTTAGTATAGTCCTGCAACATCCCAAGATATCAGATTTCTTTTATTATAGTCGGCGCCTTCGGTTTATTAATTGGGTCTGGATGTACAGGATCAACAATAATGAGAAAAAATGCTTGATGGTGGACGGTGGCAGATGGTGATCATGGAAtataaaaagcactctgattggctcaggatatagccaatgaggcacagtgaatcagcagcgttaggagAGGAGATTTGGGTTAGATGTCACAATTTGGTTCGTGTATTACCACAACTTAAGGGTTTACCACATATTACATCGATGACCCTTGACCTGTGATAAGCAGCTGCAGGATGACCATGTTGCACACTTGATATTGTTTAACTTTGACATGGAACAGAATAACGCGTGTCTATACCGAAGTCAAACTCAACCCTCTGCAAAAGTGATTAGTAATATATAGAGAACAGATGGCAAAAGTAAGAGGTACACATTTGTACGATCATTTGGCAGATGCTTTTAACAAAGCGTCCTAACAATAATGTAACTGCAATAATGACATAAACACGAGTGACGGAAATGTTAGTAGTTTTATTCTaggcaccgtgtgtgtgtgtgtgtgtgtgtgtgtgtgtgtgtgtgtgtgtgtgtgtgtgtgtgtgtgtgtgtgtgtgtgtgtgtgtgtgtgtgtgtgtgtgtgtgtgtgtgtgaatgcacacattgtaacgcaagtgttgtacactttgttatttggataaccattctgctgttggtgttatggcgcataacatttagggttctctgacgtccctggtatttccacaacgaggctcgtagtgggggttatctcagttATGGTTGaaaaggaattgggggaaaggaactttggctttgactccctgaagtgaaccgcgacatggaggagaaagggattgttgcccgcgattgggGCGGTGGTGCGttggggctccggcgggagacaaccgcggtcaacaatcgagggcaacaatccctttcttctccatgtggcggttcagtctacttcagattgacgtggaagtggaagaaccagagacgtcggagaacccgacacagtcgtttgaggattcataatatcgtct from Gadus morhua chromosome 19, gadMor3.0, whole genome shotgun sequence harbors:
- the LOC115532148 gene encoding C-type lectin domain family 3 member A-like codes for the protein MDDKINSQNSLDQNMAEAIYTMPNMARNTQGEREERIVDNYATSESLGDQHQDYVGTEESSNTLGTVRSQQPDPVSPPRCQIRGVVVLLVLLSLTLLAGLLRFVMQHKTVCMDRDVEQHHQRLENVTEQHKTISMEMEQLLQRLKNVTEQRDSLLCKQECPGGWTKFGCKCYRVTREWGSWNKHRKRCVSKGADLVVVDSKEEMDFISGYPEIFWLGATDDASEGMWRWVDGTVLSVDNPSWSGGKPDGGKEKNCLRRDWGQQPNIKWTDESCEASKYGLCEYNLMK